Proteins encoded in a region of the Marinobacter arenosus genome:
- the ndk gene encoding nucleoside-diphosphate kinase translates to MANERTLSIIKPDAVAKNVIGEIYSRFEKAGLNIVAAKMMHLTQEQAEGFYAEHKERPFFNDLVAFMTSGPVVVQVLEGEGAILKNRDLMGATNPKEADAGTIRADFASSIDANAVHGSDSAASAEREIAYFFNDNEICPRG, encoded by the coding sequence ATGGCGAATGAGCGTACGCTCTCGATTATCAAGCCCGACGCAGTTGCTAAGAACGTGATCGGTGAAATTTACAGCCGTTTTGAGAAGGCGGGGTTGAACATCGTTGCTGCCAAGATGATGCACCTTACCCAGGAGCAGGCTGAAGGTTTCTATGCGGAGCACAAGGAACGCCCGTTTTTCAACGACCTGGTGGCATTCATGACCTCCGGTCCAGTTGTTGTTCAGGTTCTGGAAGGCGAAGGCGCCATCCTCAAGAACCGTGACCTGATGGGGGCAACCAACCCGAAGGAAGCGGACGCGGGCACTATCCGCGCTGATTTTGCGTCTTCTATCGATGCAAACGCTGTTCACGGCTCTGACTCAGCAGCGTCAGCTGAGCGTGAAATCGCGTATTTTTTCAATGACAACGAGATCTGCCCGCGCGGCTGA
- the trmJ gene encoding tRNA (cytosine(32)/uridine(32)-2'-O)-methyltransferase TrmJ, translating into MHKPALPLEGTDSFQDQIRIVLVETSHSGNIGAVARAMKNMGLGNLWLVNPNSFPDEASYARSSGASDVLDRANVVSSLDEALADCVLVMGTSARGRKVPWPVIAPPEAAVAASENAANGPVALVFGRENHGLSNEELQRCHYHIHIPSNPDYSSLNLAMAVQVMCYELRMHFLRGLEGGEGSPYLKPMTSPGDPGWDVPPAPVNDVEGFFGHLEQVLVDVEFHRRENPRQLMTRLRRLFQRARLDQMEINILRGILTSVQKAAGAKADNKTTEADPKATGQDNGHV; encoded by the coding sequence ATGCACAAGCCGGCACTTCCCCTGGAGGGCACTGACTCATTTCAGGATCAGATCCGAATCGTTCTGGTCGAGACCTCTCATTCAGGCAACATTGGTGCGGTGGCTCGTGCCATGAAAAACATGGGGCTCGGGAATCTGTGGCTGGTCAACCCGAACTCTTTCCCGGACGAGGCGTCTTACGCCCGTTCCTCGGGCGCGTCCGATGTGCTGGATCGGGCAAACGTTGTGTCGTCCCTGGACGAGGCGCTTGCGGACTGCGTTCTGGTAATGGGAACCAGTGCCCGGGGGCGGAAAGTGCCCTGGCCAGTCATTGCGCCCCCGGAAGCGGCTGTGGCAGCCTCGGAAAATGCCGCCAATGGCCCGGTGGCACTGGTGTTCGGGCGGGAGAATCACGGCCTGAGCAATGAGGAGCTGCAACGCTGTCATTACCACATTCACATTCCCTCCAATCCCGATTACAGCTCCCTGAACCTGGCGATGGCGGTTCAGGTTATGTGTTATGAGCTCAGGATGCATTTTCTTCGTGGCCTTGAAGGTGGTGAGGGGAGCCCATACCTAAAGCCCATGACGTCGCCGGGTGATCCGGGCTGGGACGTTCCACCCGCACCCGTGAACGATGTGGAAGGTTTCTTTGGTCACCTTGAGCAGGTGTTGGTGGACGTCGAATTTCACCGGCGGGAAAATCCTCGTCAGCTCATGACACGCTTGCGGCGATTGTTCCAGCGCGCGAGACTGGACCAAATGGAAATTAATATACTCAGAGGCATACTGACGTCAGTGCAAAAGGCCGCTGGCGCCAAGGCTGACAACAAAACAACCGAGGCCGATCCAAAGGCGACGGGGCAGGACAATGGCCATGTTTGA
- the pilW gene encoding type IV pilus biogenesis/stability protein PilW, with amino-acid sequence MLAALFVTGCVTTTDSRFSREADRQEAVEDYVQLATAYIGQGNLDRARHHLDRALDLDSDSPKAKAAMGLVYNAEGEAELAESSFKEAISSDPGYTRARVYYGAFLYGQGRMEDARNQFRAASRDTEYKDRGSVFFNLGMTQERLDELDNAATSYRRAVELSRGDARSLLALSRVLADQGDFNSAARYYSRLSSMMQRDERLRHSPESLLTGIRIARHLDNRNQEASLALQLKNNFPESVEYQQYKVLISND; translated from the coding sequence ATGTTGGCCGCGTTGTTTGTCACAGGGTGCGTCACAACCACGGACAGTCGTTTTTCCCGCGAGGCAGATCGCCAGGAAGCTGTCGAGGACTATGTTCAGCTGGCCACCGCCTACATAGGGCAGGGCAATCTTGATCGTGCCCGCCACCACCTCGACCGTGCTCTTGATCTGGACTCCGACAGCCCAAAGGCGAAGGCGGCCATGGGATTGGTCTATAACGCCGAGGGCGAAGCCGAGTTGGCAGAATCGAGTTTCAAGGAAGCTATCTCCTCAGACCCCGGTTACACCCGTGCGCGCGTGTACTACGGCGCGTTCCTGTATGGTCAGGGTCGTATGGAGGATGCGCGGAACCAGTTTCGTGCCGCTTCGCGGGACACGGAATACAAAGACCGGGGCTCAGTCTTCTTTAACCTGGGTATGACCCAGGAGCGGCTCGATGAGCTCGACAATGCGGCTACGTCCTATCGACGTGCGGTCGAGCTGTCTCGTGGAGACGCGCGGTCGCTGCTGGCGCTGTCCCGTGTGCTGGCAGACCAGGGAGACTTCAACTCGGCGGCACGTTATTACTCCCGACTTTCCTCAATGATGCAGAGAGATGAGCGTCTGCGTCACTCCCCTGAAAGCTTGTTGACGGGCATCCGTATTGCCCGCCATCTGGACAACCGCAACCAGGAAGCCAGCCTGGCCTTGCAACTGAAGAACAACTTCCCGGAGTCAGTCGAATACCAACAATACAAGGTGCTGATTTCTAATGACTAA
- the rlmN gene encoding 23S rRNA (adenine(2503)-C(2))-methyltransferase RlmN — MTAAAEKTNLLGMPKAKLEAFFDSLGEKRFRATQVLQWIHQRGADDFDQMTNMSKALREKLKQVAEIRGPEVVYDETSKDGTRKWVMRMDNGNSVETVLIPDGERGTLCVSSQIGCSLDCTFCSTGKRGFNRNLTAAEVIGQVWVARKAFMPFEPGPDRPITNVVMMGMGEPLLNFDNVVDAMNLMMEDLAYGISKRRVTLSTSGVVPALDRLAEVTDVSLAISLHAPNDELRNKLVPLNKKYPISELLAATKRYFARLPDKRKATIEYTVIEGMNDQPEHARELAVLLRDLPCKINLIPFNPFPESDFRRPSMNATRRFQAVLNEAGYITTIRTTRGDDIDAACGQLVGKVEDRTRRSKRYIEVQQVNP; from the coding sequence ATGACAGCGGCCGCTGAAAAAACCAATCTTCTCGGGATGCCGAAAGCCAAACTTGAGGCTTTCTTCGATTCCCTGGGGGAAAAGCGTTTTCGTGCCACCCAGGTTTTGCAGTGGATTCATCAGCGTGGGGCTGATGACTTCGATCAAATGACCAATATGAGCAAGGCGCTCCGGGAAAAGCTCAAACAGGTCGCGGAGATTCGCGGCCCCGAAGTGGTCTACGACGAAACTTCCAAAGACGGTACCCGGAAATGGGTTATGCGCATGGACAACGGGAACAGCGTTGAAACCGTGCTGATTCCCGATGGTGAGCGTGGAACCCTCTGCGTTTCCTCACAGATTGGCTGCAGTCTGGATTGCACGTTCTGCTCGACCGGCAAGCGAGGGTTTAACCGGAACCTGACCGCGGCCGAGGTGATCGGACAGGTCTGGGTTGCTCGCAAGGCCTTTATGCCGTTTGAGCCCGGTCCGGACCGCCCCATCACCAACGTTGTGATGATGGGGATGGGTGAGCCGTTGCTGAACTTCGACAACGTGGTTGATGCCATGAACCTCATGATGGAGGATCTGGCTTATGGGATCTCCAAGCGCCGGGTCACGTTAAGCACCTCCGGGGTCGTTCCGGCCCTCGACCGCCTGGCGGAAGTTACCGATGTTTCACTGGCTATTTCGCTTCATGCCCCGAATGATGAGCTCCGTAACAAGTTGGTGCCGCTCAATAAAAAGTATCCGATTTCGGAGCTGCTTGCGGCCACCAAGCGATACTTCGCCCGGCTACCGGACAAGCGCAAGGCCACCATCGAGTACACCGTGATTGAGGGAATGAACGATCAACCGGAACATGCCCGGGAACTTGCGGTGCTGTTGCGGGATCTTCCCTGCAAGATCAATCTGATACCCTTCAATCCGTTTCCTGAAAGTGATTTCCGGCGGCCGAGCATGAACGCAACCCGCCGATTCCAGGCGGTGCTCAATGAGGCTGGATACATCACCACAATCAGGACCACCCGTGGTGACGACATTGATGCGGCCTGTGGCCAGTTGGTCGGCAAGGTCGAGGATCGTACCCGTCGAAGTAAACGATACATTGAGGTCCAGCAGGTTAATCCCTGA
- the cysE gene encoding serine O-acetyltransferase — MFERLREDINSVFHRDPAARNTFEVLTNYPGLHALLFHRLAHRLWRMGLKWIARTISTIARWLTGVEIHPGATIGRRFFIDHGMGVVIGETTVIGDDVTLYQGVTLGGTSWNKGKRHPTIGDGVVVGAGAKILGPFEVGAGAKVGSNSVVTKAVPPGATVVGIPGRVIVKRPSEDDDVRRKEMEERMGFDAYGVTEEMPDPVARAVRSLLDHMHAVDDRIENMCKALRKVNSEYQNGELPPLPEEDFDCVRDESEETRG, encoded by the coding sequence ATGTTTGAGCGTTTGAGGGAAGATATCAACAGCGTTTTTCACCGCGACCCCGCGGCTCGGAACACCTTTGAGGTGTTAACGAACTACCCGGGGCTGCATGCGTTGCTGTTTCATCGGCTGGCGCACCGGCTCTGGCGAATGGGCCTGAAGTGGATTGCCCGCACGATCTCCACGATTGCCCGCTGGCTGACCGGCGTCGAGATTCATCCGGGTGCGACCATCGGCAGGAGGTTCTTCATCGATCACGGCATGGGCGTCGTCATTGGTGAAACGACCGTGATCGGAGACGACGTAACGCTCTATCAGGGCGTTACGTTGGGCGGCACCAGCTGGAACAAGGGCAAGCGGCACCCGACCATCGGAGACGGTGTGGTTGTCGGCGCCGGCGCCAAGATTCTCGGACCGTTTGAGGTGGGAGCCGGCGCGAAGGTCGGCTCCAATTCAGTCGTCACCAAGGCGGTACCCCCGGGGGCCACCGTCGTCGGGATACCGGGACGAGTTATCGTCAAGCGTCCGAGTGAGGATGACGATGTGCGTCGTAAGGAAATGGAAGAACGCATGGGCTTCGATGCCTACGGTGTCACCGAGGAAATGCCGGACCCGGTCGCGCGGGCCGTTCGATCGTTGCTGGACCACATGCATGCCGTGGATGATCGGATTGAGAACATGTGCAAGGCCCTTCGGAAGGTGAACAGTGAATACCAGAACGGTGAGTTGCCGCCTTTGCCTGAAGAGGACTTCGATTGCGTCCGAGACGAGAGTGAGGAGACGCGGGGGTGA
- a CDS encoding IscS subfamily cysteine desulfurase: MKKPVYLDYAATTPVDPSVAEEMVKYLTPDGIFGNPASRSHAFGWRAEAAVEAARREVAQLIHADPREIVWTSGATESDNLAIKGAVAGRTGVHLVTSSIEHKAVLDTCKWLEQHGVEVTWLSPDRDGRIHPDQVTNALRDNTVLVSLMLVNNELGCVTDVAAIGRELRERGVLFHVDAAQAAGKMPVDVTAMPVDLMSLSGHKVYGPKGVGALYVRRSPDVRIEAQIHGGGHERGMRSGTLPTHQIVGMGKAFSIAQECLESDREELERLRTSFLGGLEGLDGVSLNGSAEFRVPGIVNLSFDGVEAESLMLGLRDLAVSSGSACASATIEPSFVLRGIGLSDEQAHRALRFSFGRFTTAEEVVFASSQIVDVVSRLRAVR, encoded by the coding sequence ATGAAAAAGCCCGTATACCTGGATTATGCGGCGACGACGCCCGTTGATCCGTCTGTCGCCGAAGAAATGGTGAAGTACCTGACACCCGATGGAATTTTTGGGAATCCGGCTTCGCGATCGCACGCCTTTGGCTGGAGGGCGGAGGCTGCCGTTGAGGCGGCGCGTCGGGAAGTTGCCCAACTGATCCACGCTGATCCCAGAGAGATCGTCTGGACCTCTGGCGCCACTGAGTCGGACAATCTCGCCATCAAGGGTGCGGTCGCCGGACGCACTGGCGTCCATCTCGTGACCTCATCCATCGAGCACAAAGCGGTGTTGGATACCTGTAAATGGCTGGAGCAGCATGGCGTAGAGGTGACCTGGCTGTCACCGGACCGTGATGGTCGAATTCATCCGGATCAGGTGACCAATGCCTTGCGGGACAATACGGTTCTGGTCAGTCTCATGCTGGTCAACAACGAGCTGGGTTGCGTGACCGATGTTGCCGCCATTGGTCGCGAACTTCGTGAGCGAGGCGTGCTCTTTCACGTCGATGCCGCCCAGGCAGCCGGCAAAATGCCAGTCGATGTGACGGCAATGCCGGTCGATCTGATGTCGTTGTCCGGGCACAAAGTATACGGGCCCAAGGGGGTCGGGGCGCTTTACGTGAGACGTTCACCGGATGTGCGCATCGAGGCCCAGATTCATGGCGGTGGACACGAGCGAGGCATGCGCTCCGGGACGTTGCCGACGCACCAGATCGTGGGCATGGGTAAGGCATTTTCCATCGCCCAGGAGTGCCTTGAATCGGATAGGGAAGAGCTGGAGCGCCTGCGGACCTCTTTCCTTGGCGGCCTCGAAGGTCTGGATGGCGTCAGCCTGAACGGAAGCGCCGAGTTTCGTGTGCCGGGCATCGTGAACCTTTCCTTTGACGGGGTCGAGGCGGAGTCCTTGATGCTGGGCCTGAGGGATCTGGCCGTGTCGTCGGGATCAGCCTGTGCGTCGGCCACGATCGAACCCTCGTTTGTCCTGCGTGGAATTGGTTTGAGCGACGAGCAGGCCCACAGGGCGCTGCGTTTCTCTTTCGGCCGGTTTACCACGGCCGAGGAAGTGGTTTTTGCCAGTTCGCAAATAGTTGATGTTGTTAGCCGACTGCGTGCAGTGCGGTAG
- the secF gene encoding protein translocase subunit SecF — translation MSEKEKKPFDFMGFRKLASVLSVTLLVASVVLLAVRGLNLGMDFTGGTSVEFEYAEAPQLDEIRSTLTEAGYEQFVVQNFGADTTVLVRLAEAGNDELAVEVTEALTAGGESLELISSEFIGSQVGEELREDSGLGLLLALAVVLIYVGMRFQFKFGIASVLPLAHDVIIVLGVFALFQWTFDLTVLAALLAVIGYSLNDTIVVADRIRENFRKMRVGDSWHVINTSIHQTISRTINTSGTTLVVLFALYLFGGEAINNFALALIIGVVVGTYSSIYVSANLLIAFGVSREDLVLPVKEGAADAEEEEQPPEWLNRM, via the coding sequence ATGTCTGAGAAAGAGAAGAAACCATTTGATTTCATGGGGTTCCGGAAGCTTGCTTCCGTTCTCTCGGTCACGTTGCTGGTTGCCTCCGTCGTGTTGCTGGCGGTTCGGGGCCTAAACCTGGGCATGGACTTCACGGGCGGTACGTCGGTGGAATTCGAGTATGCCGAAGCACCGCAGCTGGATGAAATTCGTTCCACGCTGACCGAGGCAGGCTACGAGCAGTTCGTCGTGCAGAATTTCGGTGCCGATACCACCGTGCTGGTTCGACTCGCTGAGGCTGGTAACGATGAATTGGCGGTCGAGGTGACCGAGGCGCTGACGGCCGGTGGGGAAAGCCTTGAGCTGATCAGCTCCGAGTTCATTGGCTCCCAGGTTGGCGAAGAGCTGAGAGAGGACAGTGGCCTGGGACTGTTGCTTGCGTTGGCGGTGGTACTGATCTATGTCGGTATGCGATTCCAGTTCAAGTTCGGCATCGCCTCTGTCCTTCCGTTGGCCCACGACGTGATCATCGTCCTGGGCGTGTTCGCACTGTTCCAGTGGACCTTCGACCTGACGGTTCTGGCGGCCTTGCTGGCAGTCATCGGCTACTCCCTGAACGATACCATTGTTGTGGCTGACCGGATCCGGGAAAACTTCCGCAAAATGCGGGTGGGGGATTCCTGGCACGTCATCAATACCTCCATTCACCAGACCATCAGCAGGACAATCAACACGTCCGGTACGACGCTTGTCGTTCTGTTCGCGTTGTATCTGTTTGGGGGCGAAGCTATCAATAACTTCGCACTGGCGCTGATTATCGGGGTGGTTGTCGGTACCTACTCGTCCATCTACGTGTCTGCAAATCTCTTGATTGCGTTTGGTGTGTCGCGGGAAGACCTGGTACTTCCGGTAAAAGAGGGTGCCGCGGACGCCGAAGAAGAGGAGCAGCCGCCGGAGTGGCTGAACCGGATGTAG
- a CDS encoding inositol monophosphatase family protein, translating into MQPAIKMALRVARQGSDYLKAHFERQEPTGKDDEERRRQLDRVEQSIYDNFAEQLEKAYKDHSIAPLNEANAGTSERSWHVFPVLGRENFLRGIPEFALALAQKKNNRTENLLVINPVTGEEYSASRGHGAALNSRRVRASDIKHANKAAIATNLLDQARRSEDTQLWGEMASVLARESAMFRTSGCVVLDIARVSAGNLDAAVIFRPETVDLDLGVTIAMESGALTGDFSGNPSTAGARQLVVANPKLFREVLKALHPFRGRLPR; encoded by the coding sequence ATGCAACCAGCTATTAAAATGGCCCTGCGCGTCGCGCGTCAGGGGTCCGACTATCTGAAAGCCCATTTCGAGCGCCAGGAACCCACCGGCAAGGACGACGAGGAACGCCGCCGTCAGTTGGACCGGGTCGAGCAGTCGATTTACGACAACTTTGCGGAGCAACTCGAAAAGGCCTACAAGGACCACAGCATCGCCCCTCTGAATGAAGCGAATGCGGGTACCAGCGAACGAAGCTGGCACGTCTTCCCGGTTCTTGGTCGCGAGAATTTTCTGAGAGGCATCCCGGAATTTGCCCTGGCCCTGGCCCAGAAAAAGAACAACCGTACCGAGAACCTTCTGGTGATCAACCCGGTAACCGGCGAAGAGTATTCCGCCAGCCGCGGACACGGAGCTGCACTGAACAGCCGTCGAGTTCGGGCGTCCGACATCAAGCACGCCAACAAGGCTGCCATTGCCACCAACCTGCTGGATCAGGCGCGCAGAAGCGAAGACACTCAATTGTGGGGTGAAATGGCCTCCGTCCTCGCCCGTGAATCTGCGATGTTCCGCACTTCTGGCTGTGTGGTTCTGGACATTGCCCGCGTATCTGCCGGCAACCTGGACGCGGCCGTCATCTTCCGCCCGGAGACCGTGGACCTGGATCTTGGCGTAACGATTGCCATGGAATCAGGCGCCCTGACGGGCGACTTCTCCGGCAACCCGTCAACGGCTGGCGCCCGCCAGTTGGTTGTGGCCAACCCCAAGCTGTTCCGTGAAGTGCTGAAAGCACTGCACCCGTTCCGGGGTCGCCTGCCCCGCTGA
- the iscR gene encoding Fe-S cluster assembly transcriptional regulator IscR has product MKLTTKGRYAVTAMLDLALHGDQGPVSLADISARQEISLSYLEQLFSRLRRQNLVVSIRGPGGGYRLSRDAGKVFVAEVVDAVSESLDTTRCGNKGDCQKGEKCLTHHLWSDLSDQIHQFLSEISLGDLMQKHEIRQVADRQNRRQSDNGSETINTERLSDQAPA; this is encoded by the coding sequence ATGAAGCTGACCACCAAAGGCCGCTATGCCGTCACGGCAATGCTGGATCTGGCTCTGCACGGAGACCAGGGGCCGGTGAGTCTTGCTGATATTTCAGCCCGTCAGGAAATCTCACTTTCCTACCTGGAACAGCTCTTCTCCCGTCTGCGTCGTCAGAACCTGGTGGTCAGCATTCGTGGCCCCGGCGGCGGCTATCGCCTGAGTCGCGATGCTGGAAAGGTGTTCGTAGCTGAAGTTGTGGACGCCGTCAGCGAGTCTCTGGACACCACACGATGCGGTAACAAAGGGGACTGTCAGAAAGGCGAGAAGTGTCTGACCCACCACCTTTGGTCCGATCTGAGTGACCAGATTCATCAGTTCCTGAGTGAAATCAGCCTCGGCGACCTGATGCAGAAGCACGAAATCCGCCAGGTTGCGGACCGGCAGAACCGCCGTCAGTCTGACAACGGCTCTGAAACGATTAATACCGAACGCCTGTCTGACCAGGCGCCGGCCTGA